Proteins encoded within one genomic window of Cytophagales bacterium:
- a CDS encoding carbon-nitrogen hydrolase family protein: MKVALIQDSPVLFDLEASLQKVETLVAEANEPSVDLVLFPEAYLSAYPRGLSFGTVVGSRSEFGRDMWLRYWESSLKVPGQAVDRLGEIAKTHDCFLVIGVIEQGETGTLYCTMLYFDHKGTLLGKHRKLKPTAAERIVWGEGDGTDLHVYDSPYGKLGGLICWENYMPLARTWLYQQGVEIYMAPTADQRDSWQATMQHIACEGRCYVLGCNQYVTRADYPNDLPGEDVSQLPEVSSRGGSVIVDPLGQVIAGPLWDERGILRAELDLKLVTKGKMDFDPVGHYARNDVFQLLGPEKEL, from the coding sequence ATGAAAGTAGCCCTTATCCAAGATTCTCCGGTGCTTTTCGATCTGGAAGCCAGCTTGCAAAAAGTAGAAACATTGGTTGCGGAAGCCAATGAACCTTCAGTAGACCTGGTACTGTTTCCGGAGGCCTATTTGTCCGCTTATCCACGGGGATTGTCCTTCGGTACGGTAGTAGGTAGCCGCAGTGAATTCGGAAGGGACATGTGGTTGAGGTATTGGGAAAGTAGCCTCAAAGTACCCGGTCAGGCAGTGGATCGATTAGGTGAAATCGCTAAAACCCATGATTGTTTTCTGGTGATTGGTGTGATCGAGCAAGGCGAAACAGGAACCCTGTATTGCACGATGCTCTATTTTGATCATAAGGGGACACTGCTGGGTAAACATAGGAAACTTAAGCCTACGGCAGCGGAAAGGATTGTCTGGGGTGAAGGAGATGGCACGGACTTGCATGTCTATGATTCCCCATACGGTAAGCTGGGAGGGCTAATCTGTTGGGAAAACTATATGCCATTGGCCCGTACCTGGCTATATCAGCAAGGCGTGGAGATCTACATGGCACCCACAGCCGATCAGCGAGATAGTTGGCAAGCCACCATGCAGCACATCGCTTGCGAAGGCCGGTGTTATGTTTTAGGATGCAACCAATACGTAACCCGTGCGGATTACCCGAATGATCTTCCGGGTGAAGATGTGTCCCAGTTGCCTGAAGTCAGCAGTAGGGGTGGAAGTGTGATCGTAGATCCGCTGGGCCAGGTCATCGCGGGCCCGTTGTGGGATGAACGAGGTATCCTGAGGGCTGAATTAGACTTGAAATTGGTGACTAAGGGTAAAATGGACTTTGATCCGGTGGGACACTACGCGAGGAATGATGTTTTCCAGTTGCTTGGACCTGAAAAGGAATTGTAA